The following proteins are co-located in the Fusarium verticillioides 7600 chromosome 7, whole genome shotgun sequence genome:
- a CDS encoding 50S ribosomal protein L26e: MVKVSTNVSSSRRKSRAAHFKAPSDQRRVIMSAPLSKELREKYNVRSIPIRKDDEVTIVRGSNKGREGKITSVYRLKYVVHIERITRDKANGQSVPLGIHPSNVVITKLKLDKDREDILARSKVGRELAANNKVTA; this comes from the exons ATGGTCAAAGTCAGCACCA ACGTTTCGTCTTCTCGACGCAAGAGCCGTGCCGCTCACTTCAAGGCTCCCTCTGACCAGCGCCGTGTCATCATGAGCGCTCCCCTCTCCAAGGAGCTCCGTGAGAAGTACAAC GTCCGCTCTATCCCCATCCGAAAGGACGACGAGGTCACCATTGTCCGTGGCTCCAACAAGGGCCGTGAGGGCAAGATCACCTCCGTGTACCGTCTCAAGTACGTTGTCCACATCGAGCGTATCACCCGCGACAAGGCCAACGGCCAGTCCGTTCCTCTGGGCATCCACCCCTCCAACgttgtcatcaccaagctcaagcttgacaaggacCGTGAGGACATCCTGGCCCGCTCCAAGGTTGGCCGTGAGCTCGCTgccaacaacaaggtcaCCGCTTAA